A single window of Sphingobacteriales bacterium DNA harbors:
- the tgt gene encoding tRNA guanosine(34) transglycosylase Tgt: protein MSKFSIEARCTHSKARAATLHTAHGIIQTPIFMPVGTAGTVKAVHFAELETVVQAQIILGNTYHLYLRPGTATLQEAGGLHRFNSWGKPILTDSGGYQVYSLTQIRKINEEGVKFQSHIDGSYHLFTPESVMDIQRQIGADIIMAFDECTPYPCEYGYANQSLQRTHRWLLRCIQQFNATPPLYGYEQMLFPIVQGSVYRDLRVQSAEFVAAQEQAGNAIGGLAVGEPAEIMYEMTDLVTDILPADKPRYLMGVGTPVNILESIALGVDMFDCVMPTRNARNGWLFTSQGIINIKNQKWKNDFSSIDADSPSAVSRQHSKAYLRHLIISKEILGAQIATLQNLSFYLNLVKEAREHIIGGDFATWKNATLARIMQRL, encoded by the coding sequence ATGAGCAAATTTTCAATAGAAGCACGCTGCACGCACAGCAAAGCCCGCGCTGCTACCTTGCACACGGCACACGGCATCATACAAACACCTATTTTTATGCCCGTAGGTACGGCGGGTACCGTAAAAGCCGTTCATTTTGCCGAATTAGAAACAGTGGTGCAGGCGCAAATTATTTTGGGCAATACCTATCATCTGTATTTGCGACCGGGTACGGCGACTTTGCAGGAGGCGGGCGGTTTGCACCGTTTCAATTCGTGGGGCAAGCCCATACTCACCGACAGTGGCGGCTATCAGGTGTATTCCTTGACGCAAATCCGAAAAATCAACGAAGAAGGCGTTAAGTTTCAGTCGCATATTGACGGCTCTTACCATTTATTTACGCCCGAAAGCGTGATGGATATTCAAAGGCAAATCGGGGCAGATATTATAATGGCTTTTGATGAATGTACGCCCTACCCTTGCGAGTACGGCTATGCGAATCAGTCTTTGCAGCGCACCCACCGCTGGCTGTTGCGCTGTATTCAGCAATTTAATGCTACTCCCCCCTTGTACGGCTACGAGCAAATGTTGTTTCCCATCGTGCAGGGCAGCGTTTACCGCGATTTGCGGGTGCAGTCGGCGGAGTTTGTGGCGGCGCAGGAGCAGGCGGGCAATGCCATTGGCGGCTTGGCTGTAGGCGAACCCGCCGAAATAATGTACGAAATGACCGATTTGGTGACAGATATTTTGCCCGCCGACAAGCCGCGCTACTTGATGGGCGTAGGCACGCCGGTGAATATTTTGGAAAGCATCGCTTTAGGCGTGGATATGTTTGATTGTGTGATGCCCACCCGCAACGCCCGCAACGGCTGGCTTTTTACTTCGCAGGGCATTATCAATATCAAAAATCAAAAATGGAAAAACGACTTTTCGTCCATCGATGCCGACAGCCCTTCGGCGGTGAGCCGCCAACACAGCAAAGCCTACCTGCGCCATCTGATTATCTCCAAAGAAATTCTAGGAGCGCAAATTGCCACGTTGCAAAACCTGAGTTTTTATCTAAATTTGGTAAAAGAAGCCCGCGAACATATCATCGGCGGCGATTTCGCAACTTGGAAAAATGCCACTTTAGCCCGCATTATGCAACGTTTGTAA